Genomic DNA from Streptomyces sp. AM 2-1-1:
CATGACACACACCGTCCACTATACGGACAGATGGTGAGCTGTACGCGTGGCGTTCACCTGTCGATGGGGATCGGGACACCCGGAAAGTAGATGTTCTGGCCATGGACATCCCCCGCTTCGGCATCCCCGAGAAGCTCGCCGCCCGCATGAGCATGGCGGAGCAACACGAGTATCTCCGCACCAGGCTGACGCGCCGCGGCGTGCTGCGTACCAGCGTGGCGACCGCCGCCGTCACCGGCGCGGGTCTGGGCACCGGCCTCCTCACCGCCTCGCCGGCCGCCGCCCACCCTGCCGCGCCGGGCTCCCCGACCGTGCTCACCTCGCGCTCCACCACGCGGGTGGACGGGTCGCTGGTGGCCCCGTTCGGCCGCCACCTCGCCTACGGCGCCGACCCGAAGACGCAGATGAGCGTCTCGTGGCAGGTCCCCTTCGCCGTCAAGCGCCCCTACGTCCGCATCGGTCTCAAGCCGTGGTCGCTGAGCCGCCGCATCGACGCCGAGGTGCGCCGGCTCTCCACGCCGTCGCTGAACAACGGCGCGATCTCCGCCGCCGAGCAGTTCTACGTGCACGCGGGTCTGGAGCGGCTGCGGCCGGGCACGACGTACTACTACGGCGTCGGGCACGACGGCTTCGACCCGGCGGACACCCGCAACCTGGGCACGCTCGGCACATTCACCACCGCGCCCTCGCGCGCCGAGAACTTCACCTTCACGGCCTTCGGCGACCAGGGCGTCAGCTACCACGCCCTCGGCAACGACCAGTTGCTGCTCGGTCAGAACCCGGCCTTCCACCTGCACGCCGGCGACATCTGCTACGCCGACCCCTCGGGCCAGGGCCGGGAGACCGACGTCTACGACGCGCGCACCTGGGACCAGTTCCTCGCCCAGACGGAGACCGTCGCGAAGACGGTGCCGTGGATGGTGACCACCGGCAACCACGACATGGAGGCCTGGTACTCCCCCGACGGCTACGGCGGCCAGAACGCCCGCTGGTCGCTGCCGGACAACGGCCCGGATCCGGTCGGCCTGCCGGGCGCGTACTCGTTCGTCCACGGCAACGTCGGTGTCGTCGCCCTGGACGCCAACGACGTCTCGAACGAGATCCCGGCCAACCTCGGCATCAGCGCGGGCCGGCAGACCAAGTGGCTGGACCGCCGTCTCGGCGAGCTGCGCGCCCGCGAGGACGTCGACTTCGTCGTGGTCTTCTTCCACCACTGCGCCTTCTCGACCACCAACGCGCACGCCTCCGAGGGCGGGGTCCGCGAGGCATGGGTGCCGCTCTTCGAGAAGCACCAGGTGGACCTGGTGATCAACGGCCACAACCACGTCTACGAGCGCACGGACGCGATCCTGAGGAACACGGTCGCCCGCACGGTGCCGATCGGCGAGCGCACGGACCCGACCCGTGACGGCATCGTCTACGTCACGGCGGGCGGCGCGGGCAAGTCGCTCTACGACTTCCCGGCCCCCGACACCTACGAGGGTCACGTCAGGGACCAGGAGAGCGTGGACACGTACTACGTGGCCAGGGGCGGGGTGCACGCGGCGGAGACCGTGGAGTGGTCCCGGGTGCGCTACACCGGCTACTCGTTCCTCGCGGTGGAGGTCACGGTGGGCCCGCACCCGAGGATGAAGGTCACCGCGCTCGCCGAGTCGGGTGCCCGCATCGACCACTTCGAGGTCGCGCGCGGCTGACCGGCACGGCTCGCCGCGGTCAGGAGGCATCCGCCGCCACGGGCGGAGGCCTCCGGGCCCCGGTGGGTTCAGTGGCCGGTGGCTCCGCCGTTGTCGCGGCGGTCCAGGGCGCGCTGGAGGGCCGCGGCGGCGTTCTCGCGCTCGGTTTCCGTGGGGCGGGGGGTGTGACGGACGCGGCGGCGGACGGTTGCTTCTGCCATGGGGAACGCCTCCTGGAGATCACGGGTGTCACGGGAATCAGGGGTATCGGGTACGGCCGGCGGCGCGCGCGGACCGGGGCCCGGCCGCGGACGAAGTACGGCGGCGGGTGACGCGCTGCCGTCGGCCTGGCCGGAACCGGGGGGTGACGCCGGAAGGTGCGGGAGCGGACGCCGCAGGGGTGGCCTGCATCGGGCGTGTCCGTTCACCGCCACCAGTCGCTGGTGGAAGCGAATCGTTCGGCTCCTACAAAAGTAGGACACCCGGGCCGCCCTGTCTCCACAGTTACTCGGACTTCCTACTATCTGAGACGGCCGCTCCACCGCGGCGCGAGGTCCGGGGGACGGAAACGGGCCGGCGGGACGGGCGCGACCGTGCGCCCGTCCCGCCGGCCCGTCGGCCCGCGTGAGGTGGTGCCCGCACACCGCGGGCCCCTTCGTGCCTACTTCTCGACGTACTTCGCGAACTCCGGCACGACGTGGTCGATCGCGTAGGAGGTCGAGAGGACCGAGTCGGTGGCGAACGCCTGGCTCAGACCGTCCTGGTCGAAGACGATCGCGTGGCCGCCGGCGACCGCGGGGATCTTCTTGTACAGGGCGTCGGAGGTGACCTGGGCGGGCGCGACGCCGATGGGCGCCATCACGAGCAGGTCCGCGTCGAACTGGTCGAGGTTCTCCTCGGAGACGCTGACCGAGAACGCGTCACCGGCCTGCTTCTCGATGACCGGGTTGTTCTTGAAGCCGAGCCGCTCGACGAAGTCGACGCGGCCGGTGCCCGAGACGTACGCGCCCCAGCCGACCGAGGTCTTCGAGGCGAGGGTGACCGTCTTGTCCTTGAACTCGGGGTGCGCCTTCGCCGCGGCGGCGAACTTGTCCTCGATGCCCTTGATCAGCTTGTCGCCCTCGGCCTTCCTGCCCAGGGCGGTGGAGACCATCCGGGTCTGCTGCTCCCAGGACAGCTTGTACTGGTCGCCGCCCTCGGGGACGCCGATGACCGGCGCGATCTTGCTGAGGGTGTCGTAACGGGCCTGGTCACCGCTGGACTTGGTGTCGAGGATCAGGTCGGGCTTGAGGGCCGCGATCTTCTCGTACTCCGGCTCCATGGTGCCGATCTTCTCCGGGCTCTTGGTGTAGAGACCCTTGGCCCACGGGCCGACGCCGTCGCCGCCGAAGGCGAGCCAGTCGCTCGCGCCGACGGGCTGCACGCCGAGGGCGAGCGCGGTCTCCGCGTCGCCCCAGCCGAGTGCGACGACCCGCTCGGGCTGCTCCTTCACCGTGACGGAGCCGAACTTGGTGTCGACGGACACCGGGAAGGCGCCGGTGGAGGCGGAGGAGGCGGACGCGTCCTTGGCCGAGTCGCCCGACGTGTCGGAGTCGTCGGAGGAGCAGCCGGTCGCACCGATCAGCACGGCGGCGAGCGGAAGCGCCAGCAGGCC
This window encodes:
- a CDS encoding iron-siderophore ABC transporter substrate-binding protein, with protein sequence MKNVRLRNPLARRSGTPTRSRASLGLLALPLAAVLIGATGCSSDDSDTSGDSAKDASASSASTGAFPVSVDTKFGSVTVKEQPERVVALGWGDAETALALGVQPVGASDWLAFGGDGVGPWAKGLYTKSPEKIGTMEPEYEKIAALKPDLILDTKSSGDQARYDTLSKIAPVIGVPEGGDQYKLSWEQQTRMVSTALGRKAEGDKLIKGIEDKFAAAAKAHPEFKDKTVTLASKTSVGWGAYVSGTGRVDFVERLGFKNNPVIEKQAGDAFSVSVSEENLDQFDADLLVMAPIGVAPAQVTSDALYKKIPAVAGGHAIVFDQDGLSQAFATDSVLSTSYAIDHVVPEFAKYVEK
- a CDS encoding metallophosphoesterase family protein, whose amino-acid sequence is MDIPRFGIPEKLAARMSMAEQHEYLRTRLTRRGVLRTSVATAAVTGAGLGTGLLTASPAAAHPAAPGSPTVLTSRSTTRVDGSLVAPFGRHLAYGADPKTQMSVSWQVPFAVKRPYVRIGLKPWSLSRRIDAEVRRLSTPSLNNGAISAAEQFYVHAGLERLRPGTTYYYGVGHDGFDPADTRNLGTLGTFTTAPSRAENFTFTAFGDQGVSYHALGNDQLLLGQNPAFHLHAGDICYADPSGQGRETDVYDARTWDQFLAQTETVAKTVPWMVTTGNHDMEAWYSPDGYGGQNARWSLPDNGPDPVGLPGAYSFVHGNVGVVALDANDVSNEIPANLGISAGRQTKWLDRRLGELRAREDVDFVVVFFHHCAFSTTNAHASEGGVREAWVPLFEKHQVDLVINGHNHVYERTDAILRNTVARTVPIGERTDPTRDGIVYVTAGGAGKSLYDFPAPDTYEGHVRDQESVDTYYVARGGVHAAETVEWSRVRYTGYSFLAVEVTVGPHPRMKVTALAESGARIDHFEVARG